The proteins below come from a single Streptomyces spongiicola genomic window:
- the lysA gene encoding diaminopimelate decarboxylase — MSRSAHPAGPRYADVLPEGRSSTGTAPPADLNVLDAKVWSRTVHRAPGGAVTVGGIEVTRLAEEFGTPAYFLDEADFRARCRAWADAFGRDADVFYAGKAFLSRAVVRWLDEEGLNLDVCSGGELATALDAGMPAERIAFHGNNKSVEEIERAVAAGVGRIVLDSFQEIVRVAHIAQSLGRRQRVLIRVTVGVEAHTHEFIATAHEDQKFGLALAGGQAAEAVRRALRLDGLELAGIHSHIGSQIFDTSGFEVAAHRVVGLLKEVRDEHGVELPEIDLGGGLGIAYTSADDPREPHEIAKALSEIVGRECEAAGLRTPRISVEPGRAIVGPTAFTLYEVGTIKPLDGLRTYVSVDGGMSDNIRTALYDAEYSVALVSRASDAEPMLVRVVGKHCESGDIVVRDAFLPADLAPGDLIAVPATGAYCRSMASNYNHALRPPVVAVRDGGAKVIVRRETEEDLLRLDVG, encoded by the coding sequence ATGAGCCGCTCCGCACACCCCGCCGGGCCCCGCTACGCCGACGTCCTCCCCGAGGGCCGCTCCTCGACGGGTACCGCCCCGCCGGCCGACCTCAACGTGCTCGACGCGAAGGTCTGGTCGCGCACCGTGCACCGTGCCCCCGGCGGCGCCGTCACCGTCGGTGGTATCGAGGTCACCCGGCTCGCGGAGGAGTTCGGCACCCCCGCCTACTTCCTCGACGAGGCGGACTTCCGCGCCCGCTGCCGCGCCTGGGCCGACGCCTTCGGCAGGGATGCCGACGTGTTCTACGCGGGCAAGGCGTTCCTCTCCCGCGCCGTCGTGCGCTGGCTCGACGAGGAGGGGCTCAACCTCGACGTCTGCTCCGGCGGCGAGCTGGCCACGGCGCTCGACGCCGGGATGCCCGCCGAGCGCATCGCGTTCCACGGGAACAACAAGTCCGTCGAGGAGATCGAGCGGGCCGTCGCCGCCGGGGTCGGGCGTATCGTCCTCGACTCGTTCCAGGAGATCGTCCGCGTCGCGCACATCGCGCAGTCGCTCGGCAGGCGCCAGCGCGTTCTGATCCGCGTCACGGTCGGGGTCGAGGCGCACACCCACGAGTTCATCGCCACCGCCCACGAGGACCAGAAGTTCGGTCTCGCGCTCGCCGGCGGCCAGGCGGCGGAGGCGGTCCGGCGCGCCCTGCGGCTCGACGGGCTCGAACTCGCCGGCATCCATTCGCACATCGGCTCGCAGATCTTCGACACCTCCGGGTTCGAGGTGGCGGCCCATCGGGTCGTGGGGCTGCTGAAGGAGGTCAGGGACGAGCACGGCGTCGAGCTTCCCGAGATCGACCTGGGCGGCGGTCTCGGTATCGCCTACACCTCCGCCGACGACCCCCGCGAGCCGCACGAGATCGCCAAGGCGCTCAGCGAGATCGTCGGCCGCGAGTGCGAGGCGGCCGGCCTGCGCACGCCCCGCATCTCCGTCGAGCCCGGCCGCGCGATCGTCGGGCCGACCGCCTTCACGCTGTACGAGGTCGGGACGATCAAGCCGCTCGACGGGCTGCGGACGTACGTCAGCGTCGACGGCGGCATGTCCGACAACATCCGCACCGCGCTGTACGACGCGGAGTACAGCGTGGCGCTCGTCTCGCGCGCCAGCGACGCCGAGCCGATGCTGGTCCGCGTCGTCGGCAAGCACTGCGAGAGCGGCGACATCGTCGTACGGGACGCCTTCCTGCCGGCCGACCTGGCGCCGGGAGACCTGATCGCGGTGCCGGCGACCGGTGCGTACTGCCGCTCCATGGCCAGCAACTACAACCACGCGCTCCGCCCGCCGGTCGTCGCCGTGCGCGACGGCGGGGCCAAGGTGATCGTCCGGCGTGAGACGGAGGAGGATCTCCTGCGTCTGGATGTCGGCTGA
- the nrtL gene encoding ArgS-related anticodon-binding protein NrtL: MTPADLSRTVLGAVRRAVEEGALHAPVPERITVERPRPGGRGDYATNVALRLAGPAGRPAREVAEAIGVRVTGSPGIARVEVTGPGFLNFTLGADPAEGLVRAVGERGTEYGHGAGLSGVRVGFAPVDELRARVITDTVVRLLEAQGATAAVEPGGGERITALPAGDAAIFERAGRDAALWALLRPAAHDQPLPVGALLVQKEPNALFRVRYAYSRSRALLRAADRLGIPVSYEGDVSVRRGVHGDSLPSHPCLPSGPSGPSGPSGPSGPSGGSGPSGGSSGPCAEGSGGPSARESGHLAARAGSARAGGDPSAPVDADPSALLAALGDHPAVLESAARLRAPDRLARHLEATADALLGFQHTALPVGDEKPSAAHRSRLALAEAAGTVLAGGLALLGISAPEHL, translated from the coding sequence GTGACCCCCGCAGACCTCTCCCGTACCGTGCTGGGCGCCGTGCGCCGCGCGGTCGAGGAGGGTGCCCTGCACGCACCCGTGCCCGAGCGGATCACGGTCGAGCGCCCCCGCCCCGGAGGCCGCGGGGACTACGCCACCAATGTCGCGCTGCGGCTCGCCGGGCCCGCCGGACGGCCGGCCCGCGAAGTCGCCGAGGCGATCGGAGTCCGTGTCACGGGCAGTCCCGGCATCGCCCGAGTCGAGGTCACCGGTCCCGGATTCCTGAACTTCACCCTCGGCGCGGACCCGGCCGAGGGGCTCGTCCGCGCCGTCGGCGAGCGGGGAACGGAGTACGGCCACGGCGCCGGCCTCTCCGGTGTCCGCGTCGGCTTCGCGCCCGTCGACGAGCTTCGCGCCCGTGTGATCACCGACACCGTCGTACGGCTGCTGGAGGCCCAGGGCGCCACGGCCGCCGTCGAGCCCGGCGGTGGGGAGCGGATCACCGCTCTGCCCGCCGGTGACGCCGCCATCTTCGAGCGCGCCGGCCGTGACGCCGCGCTCTGGGCGCTGCTCCGGCCCGCCGCCCACGACCAGCCCCTGCCGGTGGGCGCCCTGCTCGTGCAGAAGGAGCCGAACGCGCTCTTCCGGGTCCGGTACGCGTACTCCCGGAGCCGGGCCCTGCTGCGTGCGGCCGACCGGCTCGGCATCCCCGTCTCGTACGAGGGGGACGTTTCCGTCCGGCGCGGTGTGCACGGGGATTCCCTCCCCTCCCATCCTTGTCTTCCCTCCGGCCCCTCCGGCCCCTCCGGCCCCTCCGGCCCCTCCGGCCCCTCCGGCGGCTCCGGCCCCTCCGGCGGCTCCTCCGGCCCCTGTGCCGAGGGCAGCGGGGGCCCCTCCGCCCGGGAGAGCGGGCACCTCGCTGCTCGCGCCGGTTCTGCTCGCGCGGGCGGGGACCCGTCCGCCCCGGTCGACGCGGACCCCTCCGCCCTGCTCGCCGCCCTCGGCGACCACCCCGCCGTCCTGGAGTCCGCCGCCCGGCTGCGCGCCCCCGACCGCCTCGCCCGCCACCTCGAAGCGACCGCCGACGCCCTGCTCGGCTTCCAGCACACCGCGCTGCCCGTCGGTGACGAGAAACCCTCGGCCGCCCACCGCTCCCGGCTGGCCCTCGCCGAAGCCGCCGGGACGGTGCTGGCCGGCGGCCTGGCCCTGCTCGGCATCAGCGCACCCGAACACCTGTAG
- a CDS encoding DUF2637 domain-containing protein: protein MPALPVRIDAVLVQALIAAALSFAHLHDLALAAGQDGWKAWAYPVSVDLLLVAAWRRLRSGGAKAAGWCWFLVALTASLGANVTTAGLLDLGDVPDWLRILVAGWPAVAFLGGTLLAHGATTNARTEEHESAPVPDVAEEPIQVAELTAAESTSAPPSTPPVPPALVSLARKIADEHRTRTGTPIDTSTLRARLGVPLPLAEAIATHLT from the coding sequence GTGCCTGCCCTGCCCGTCCGTATCGACGCCGTACTCGTCCAGGCACTGATCGCCGCCGCGCTGTCCTTCGCCCACCTGCACGACCTGGCGCTGGCTGCGGGGCAGGACGGCTGGAAGGCATGGGCCTACCCGGTCTCCGTCGACCTGCTGCTGGTCGCGGCCTGGCGGCGGCTCCGCTCCGGCGGAGCGAAAGCGGCCGGATGGTGCTGGTTTCTCGTCGCACTGACCGCCTCGCTCGGCGCCAACGTCACCACGGCCGGGTTGCTCGACCTCGGCGACGTACCCGACTGGCTGCGGATCCTCGTCGCCGGATGGCCCGCGGTCGCCTTCCTCGGCGGGACGCTCCTCGCTCACGGAGCAACCACAAATGCCCGAACGGAGGAGCACGAGTCGGCGCCGGTGCCGGACGTGGCCGAAGAGCCGATCCAGGTAGCCGAGTTGACCGCTGCGGAGTCGACATCGGCTCCGCCCTCCACGCCCCCGGTGCCGCCTGCGCTCGTCAGCCTCGCGCGCAAGATCGCCGACGAGCACCGCACCCGCACCGGAACACCCATCGACACCTCGACCCTTCGCGCCCGGCTCGGCGTCCCGCTGCCGCTGGCCGAAGCCATCGCCACCCACCTGACCTGA
- a CDS encoding replication initiator — translation MAELSTLASLGTLPELARQLSGLGGCTRPVRLDGHRTELAVDRTTGEIGRVLHHLDSSALPAGQLLVRCNNRRATRCAACAETYRRDTYHLITAGLRGGKGTPEQVSTHPRVFATFTAPGFGPVHNRPSSGRHCRCGVRHDDADPALGTPLDPDTYDYEAAVLWNAHAGALWRRFTIYLRREVAKRVGLTQRAFRDHARISFAKVAEYQKRGAVHFHAVIRLDGPEGGDSPAPTWATAELLTDAIRAAAAAVRVNGPTLDGRSHTFVFGRQLDVRTIRTADFDGGQELTERAVAAYIAKYATKGAETATGTLDRPLKFLAELAQARITDHARRMIRTSWALGARPALADLRLRAWAHMLGFRGHFSTKSRRYSTTLGALRDARAEWRRAQAAPPVPQDGETTLVLAHWVFAGTGLSRGEAWLAASLEPAPGTEGEPTWTAGATNS, via the coding sequence CTGGCGGAGCTCTCCACGTTGGCCTCTCTCGGCACCCTGCCCGAGTTGGCCCGCCAACTGTCCGGCCTGGGCGGCTGCACCCGCCCCGTACGTCTCGACGGCCACCGCACCGAACTCGCGGTGGACCGGACGACGGGCGAGATCGGCCGCGTCCTGCACCACCTGGACTCGTCGGCCCTGCCCGCCGGTCAGCTCCTCGTCCGCTGCAACAACCGCCGCGCAACCCGGTGCGCGGCTTGCGCCGAGACCTACCGCCGCGACACCTACCACCTGATCACCGCCGGGCTCCGCGGCGGCAAGGGCACTCCCGAACAGGTCTCCACCCACCCGCGCGTCTTCGCCACCTTCACCGCTCCCGGCTTCGGCCCGGTCCACAACCGTCCCTCCAGCGGCCGGCACTGCCGCTGCGGCGTCCGGCACGACGATGCAGACCCCGCCCTGGGCACGCCCCTCGACCCCGACACCTACGACTACGAAGCGGCCGTGCTGTGGAACGCGCACGCCGGTGCCCTGTGGCGGCGCTTCACGATCTACCTCCGCCGGGAGGTCGCCAAGCGCGTCGGCCTCACACAGCGGGCGTTCCGGGACCACGCCCGGATCTCCTTCGCGAAGGTGGCCGAGTACCAGAAGCGCGGCGCGGTGCACTTCCACGCCGTGATCCGCCTCGACGGCCCGGAGGGCGGTGACTCACCGGCCCCCACCTGGGCCACCGCCGAGCTGCTGACCGATGCCATACGGGCCGCGGCAGCCGCCGTTCGCGTCAACGGCCCGACGCTCGACGGCCGGTCGCACACCTTCGTCTTCGGCCGACAGCTCGACGTCCGCACGATCCGCACCGCCGACTTCGACGGCGGCCAGGAGCTGACCGAGCGGGCCGTGGCGGCGTACATCGCCAAGTACGCCACCAAAGGCGCCGAGACGGCGACCGGAACCCTCGACCGACCGCTGAAGTTCCTCGCCGAGCTGGCCCAAGCAAGGATCACCGACCACGCCCGCCGCATGATCCGCACCTCCTGGGCCCTCGGCGCCCGCCCCGCACTGGCAGACCTCCGACTGCGGGCCTGGGCCCACATGCTCGGCTTCCGCGGCCACTTCTCCACCAAGTCCCGCCGCTACTCGACCACGCTCGGCGCGCTCCGCGACGCCCGCGCCGAATGGCGCCGTGCCCAAGCGGCCCCGCCGGTCCCGCAGGACGGCGAAACCACGCTCGTCCTCGCGCACTGGGTCTTCGCCGGCACCGGCCTGTCCCGCGGCGAAGCCTGGCTCGCCGCATCCCTCGAACCCGCCCCCGGAACGGAAGGAGAACCCACGTGGACCGCCGGCGCGACGAACTCATGA
- a CDS encoding response regulator has translation MSGRVLVVDDNRVIRQLIRVNLELEGFEVVTAADGAECLEVVHEVRPEVITLDVVMPRLDGLRTAARLRSDPRTARVPVAIISACTQHEVDKGIAAGVDAFLAKPFEPAELVRLVRQLMYGEGPPSVDGRHGAGRAESTRG, from the coding sequence GTGTCCGGCCGAGTGCTCGTCGTCGACGACAACAGGGTTATTCGGCAGCTGATCAGGGTCAATCTCGAGCTGGAGGGCTTCGAGGTCGTGACCGCGGCCGATGGTGCCGAGTGCCTGGAGGTCGTCCACGAGGTGCGGCCGGAGGTGATCACGCTCGACGTCGTCATGCCGAGGCTCGACGGTCTGCGCACCGCCGCGCGGCTGCGGTCGGACCCCAGGACGGCGCGCGTCCCTGTCGCGATCATCAGCGCCTGCACCCAGCACGAGGTCGACAAGGGAATCGCCGCGGGCGTCGACGCCTTTCTCGCCAAGCCCTTCGAGCCCGCCGAGCTGGTGCGGCTCGTCCGCCAGTTGATGTACGGGGAGGGCCCGCCGTCCGTGGACGGCAGGCATGGCGCCGGGAGGGCGGAGAGCACGCGGGGCTGA
- a CDS encoding mobile element transfer protein, which translates to MTTNRRFRRVVRIGPVQVATYYDGRGREKHTAACTAPRCGFATDYDSRAAAELAARTHRCSVR; encoded by the coding sequence TTGACCACCAACCGCCGCTTCCGCCGCGTCGTCCGCATCGGACCCGTACAGGTCGCCACCTACTACGACGGCCGGGGCCGGGAGAAGCACACCGCCGCCTGCACGGCCCCGCGCTGCGGCTTCGCCACGGACTACGACAGCCGTGCCGCCGCCGAGCTGGCCGCCCGTACCCACCGCTGCTCCGTCCGCTGA
- a CDS encoding homoserine dehydrogenase produces the protein MMRTRPLKVALLGCGVVGSEVARIMTTHAGDLAARIGAPVELAGVAVRRPSKVREGVPRELVTTDAKALVSRGDIDVVVEVIGGIEPARTLITTAFEHGASVVSANKALLAEDGATLYAAAGKHGRDLYFEAAVAGAIPLIRPLRESLAGDKVNRVLGIVNGTTNFILDKMDTSGAGYSEALDEATALGYAEADPTADVEAFDAAAKAAILAGIAFHTRVRLDDVYREGMTEVTAADFASARRMGCTIKLLAICERAADGRSVTARVHPAMIPLSHPLASVREAYNAVFVEAEAAGRLMFYGPGAGGAPTASAVLGDLVAVCRNRLAEATGPGESVYTQLPVSPMGEVVTRYHISLDVADKPGVLAQVATVFAEHGVSIDTVRQTGKDGEASLVVVTHRAPDAALSGTVEALRRMDTVRGVASIMRVEGE, from the coding sequence ATGATGCGTACGCGTCCGCTGAAGGTGGCGCTGCTGGGCTGTGGAGTGGTCGGCTCAGAGGTGGCGCGCATCATGACGACGCACGCCGGCGACCTCGCCGCACGGATCGGCGCCCCGGTGGAACTCGCCGGTGTCGCCGTCCGCCGCCCTTCCAAGGTCCGCGAGGGGGTCCCGCGGGAGCTCGTCACCACCGACGCCAAGGCGCTGGTCTCGCGCGGTGACATCGACGTGGTCGTCGAGGTCATCGGCGGTATCGAGCCCGCCCGTACGCTGATCACCACCGCGTTCGAGCACGGGGCATCGGTCGTCTCGGCGAACAAGGCGCTGCTCGCCGAGGACGGCGCCACGCTGTACGCCGCCGCCGGGAAACACGGCCGCGACCTCTACTTCGAGGCCGCAGTGGCCGGTGCGATCCCGCTGATCAGGCCGCTGCGGGAGTCCCTGGCCGGCGACAAGGTCAACCGGGTCCTCGGCATCGTCAACGGCACGACCAACTTCATCCTCGACAAGATGGACACCTCCGGCGCCGGCTACTCCGAGGCACTGGACGAGGCCACCGCACTCGGGTACGCCGAGGCGGACCCGACCGCCGACGTGGAGGCCTTCGACGCCGCGGCCAAGGCGGCGATCCTCGCCGGCATCGCCTTCCACACCCGGGTGCGCCTCGACGACGTGTACCGCGAGGGCATGACCGAGGTCACCGCCGCCGACTTCGCCTCCGCCAGGCGGATGGGCTGCACCATCAAGCTGCTCGCGATCTGCGAGCGGGCGGCCGACGGCAGGTCGGTCACGGCCCGGGTGCACCCGGCGATGATTCCGCTCAGCCACCCGCTGGCGTCCGTCCGCGAGGCGTACAACGCGGTGTTCGTCGAGGCCGAGGCGGCCGGCCGGCTGATGTTCTACGGACCGGGCGCCGGTGGTGCGCCGACGGCCTCCGCCGTCCTGGGCGACCTGGTCGCCGTCTGCCGCAACAGGCTCGCCGAGGCGACCGGGCCCGGTGAGTCCGTCTACACGCAGCTGCCCGTGAGCCCCATGGGCGAGGTCGTGACGCGCTACCACATCAGCCTCGACGTGGCCGACAAGCCGGGCGTGCTCGCCCAGGTGGCGACGGTCTTCGCCGAGCACGGCGTGTCGATCGACACGGTGCGCCAGACGGGCAAGGACGGCGAGGCGTCGCTCGTCGTCGTCACCCACCGCGCGCCCGACGCCGCCCTCTCGGGGACGGTCGAGGCGCTGCGCAGGATGGACACCGTGCGCGGTGTCGCCAGCATCATGCGGGTTGAAGGAGAGTAG
- a CDS encoding FtsK/SpoIIIE domain-containing protein: MTDLVTWAELGGSLAAIGGAAYVRHVYPAAYWSMVGLPLAVARLLASYSSTMDACGLTVEPPRWRALAVRATTRREVRPVPPRRGVIRPTTTGLRMRLRLAPGQEPADVAASAERLRHAWGVHAVHVRDVKPGVVELRLVGFDVLRKVRMPRRLDGGPLQIPVALREDATAFVRDYRTVPHELVLGATLSGKSMYLRNLLTGLAAQPVVLVGIDCKRGVELAPFAPRLSALATEPDQAAELLPVLGKEMEDRYDLIKARQGIAPGTPEELITSDIWGMPEYERPSPIVLFIDEVAELFLVATRKEEERRDEMVTQLIRLAQLGRAAGIYLEVCGQRFGAELGKGATMLRAQLTGRVCHRVNDEASAKMALGDIAPEAVLAACAIAPELPGLAVVGDTSGGWSRIRTPYLSLADAAAICRATADLAPDVTALDPFRPYLAPMPVEASGPAAAPRPVTE, from the coding sequence GTGACGGACCTGGTGACGTGGGCCGAGCTGGGCGGTTCGCTCGCTGCGATAGGCGGCGCCGCCTACGTCCGGCACGTCTACCCGGCGGCGTACTGGTCCATGGTCGGGCTGCCGCTCGCGGTGGCCCGGCTGCTGGCCTCGTACTCCTCGACCATGGACGCCTGCGGCCTGACCGTCGAGCCGCCCCGGTGGCGGGCGCTGGCCGTCCGGGCGACCACCCGGCGTGAGGTCCGGCCGGTGCCTCCTCGTCGGGGCGTCATCCGACCCACCACGACCGGACTGCGTATGCGGCTGCGATTGGCTCCCGGCCAGGAGCCGGCGGACGTGGCGGCCTCCGCGGAACGCCTCCGGCACGCCTGGGGCGTCCACGCCGTCCATGTGCGGGACGTCAAGCCCGGCGTCGTCGAACTGCGGCTCGTCGGCTTCGACGTACTGCGGAAGGTACGGATGCCCCGGCGGCTCGACGGCGGCCCGCTGCAGATCCCGGTGGCGTTACGGGAGGACGCGACCGCGTTCGTACGCGACTACCGGACCGTGCCGCATGAGCTGGTCCTGGGCGCCACGCTCTCGGGCAAGTCCATGTACCTGCGGAACCTGCTGACCGGTCTCGCTGCCCAGCCGGTGGTCCTGGTCGGGATCGACTGCAAGCGCGGGGTCGAACTGGCGCCCTTCGCGCCCCGGCTCTCCGCTCTGGCGACCGAACCGGACCAGGCGGCCGAACTGCTTCCCGTGCTGGGGAAGGAAATGGAAGACCGGTACGACCTGATCAAGGCCCGGCAGGGCATCGCACCCGGCACGCCCGAGGAGCTGATCACCTCGGACATCTGGGGCATGCCGGAATACGAACGCCCCTCCCCAATAGTGCTGTTCATCGACGAGGTGGCCGAACTCTTCCTCGTGGCCACCAGGAAGGAGGAGGAACGGCGGGACGAGATGGTCACCCAGCTCATCCGGCTCGCCCAACTGGGCCGGGCCGCCGGGATCTACCTCGAAGTCTGCGGGCAGCGCTTCGGCGCCGAGCTGGGCAAGGGAGCGACCATGCTCCGCGCCCAGCTCACCGGCCGCGTCTGCCACCGCGTGAACGACGAAGCCTCGGCGAAGATGGCGCTCGGCGACATCGCCCCGGAAGCCGTCCTCGCGGCGTGCGCCATCGCACCCGAACTGCCCGGCCTCGCTGTCGTCGGCGACACCTCCGGCGGCTGGTCCCGCATCCGCACCCCCTACCTCTCGCTCGCCGACGCCGCGGCCATCTGCCGCGCTACGGCCGACCTCGCCCCCGACGTAACGGCGCTCGATCCCTTCCGCCCGTACCTAGCGCCGATGCCGGTCGAGGCGTCCGGGCCCGCGGCCGCTCCTCGCCCGGTCACCGAATAG
- a CDS encoding tyrosine-type recombinase/integrase has protein sequence MKSLDVKVWSVRKRDTKTPSYGVRWSVAGNVFSESFRTKALADHYRTKLMRAMRDGEEFDTESGLPASMEEKKSAVPWYAFALRYLAMKWPHAAPNTRDGINEALTSVTLELLDERAGRPSDEVIRRALRNWAFVLPGLDDREVPDDVRNVLHWVSKASRPLADLAEPATARAVLDSLKLKLDGTAAAAETVRRKRRTLVNAANYAVDLGELRENPITAVRWQKPKVSNQVDPRVVANPEQARNLLAAVSYVGGYRRARGRRLVGLFAAMYFGGLRPAEAVGLVETDLNLPGQGWGSALLHRTRPSVGKQWTDSGETHDDRGLKNRPTEDVRRVPIPPHLVAVLREHLATFGTADDGRLFFSEKGSVVPSSTYYRVWQEARLLALPPAVAASPLASRPYDLRHSALSTWLNAGVDPTEVAERAGNSVEVLLTRYAKCLDGRQDVANRRIEDLLREYE, from the coding sequence GTGAAGTCTCTCGACGTGAAGGTCTGGAGCGTCCGTAAGCGGGACACCAAGACGCCCTCGTACGGGGTCCGCTGGTCTGTTGCGGGCAACGTCTTCTCGGAGTCCTTCCGGACCAAGGCGCTTGCCGACCACTACCGCACGAAGCTCATGCGCGCGATGCGCGACGGCGAGGAGTTCGACACGGAGTCGGGCCTTCCGGCCTCGATGGAAGAGAAGAAGTCGGCCGTGCCGTGGTACGCCTTCGCTCTCAGGTACCTCGCCATGAAGTGGCCCCATGCCGCACCCAACACACGGGACGGGATCAACGAAGCCCTCACCAGCGTGACGCTGGAACTCCTCGACGAGCGTGCTGGACGGCCGTCCGACGAGGTGATCCGCAGAGCACTGCGCAACTGGGCCTTCGTGCTGCCGGGGCTCGATGACCGGGAAGTCCCGGATGACGTGCGGAACGTTCTCCACTGGGTGTCCAAGGCGTCCCGGCCGCTCGCCGATCTTGCTGAACCGGCCACGGCTCGCGCGGTCCTCGACTCGCTGAAGCTCAAGCTCGACGGCACGGCGGCAGCGGCGGAGACGGTGCGGCGCAAGCGTCGGACGCTCGTCAACGCCGCAAATTACGCCGTCGACCTGGGGGAGCTGCGGGAGAACCCGATCACGGCTGTCCGCTGGCAGAAGCCGAAGGTGTCCAACCAGGTCGATCCGCGGGTCGTCGCCAACCCGGAGCAAGCACGGAACCTGCTGGCGGCGGTTTCCTACGTGGGCGGGTACCGGCGTGCCCGTGGTCGTCGCCTCGTGGGTCTGTTCGCCGCCATGTACTTCGGCGGTCTCCGGCCGGCGGAAGCGGTCGGCCTCGTCGAGACGGACCTGAACCTTCCCGGGCAGGGCTGGGGCTCGGCGCTGCTCCACCGGACCCGTCCGTCCGTCGGCAAGCAGTGGACCGACTCGGGGGAGACCCATGACGACCGCGGGCTGAAGAACCGGCCGACCGAGGACGTCAGGAGGGTGCCCATCCCGCCGCACCTCGTCGCCGTACTCCGCGAGCACCTGGCCACCTTCGGCACGGCGGACGACGGGAGGCTGTTCTTCAGCGAGAAGGGCTCGGTCGTCCCGTCCTCGACCTACTACCGCGTGTGGCAGGAGGCCCGGCTCCTCGCCCTTCCGCCGGCCGTCGCGGCCTCGCCGCTCGCAAGTAGGCCGTACGACCTCCGGCACTCGGCGCTGTCGACGTGGCTCAACGCCGGGGTCGACCCGACCGAAGTGGCCGAGCGCGCCGGCAACAGTGTCGAGGTCCTGCTGACCCGCTACGCGAAGTGCCTCGATGGACGGCAAGACGTCGCCAACCGGCGTATCGAGGACCTGTTGCGCGAGTACGAGTGA
- a CDS encoding SpdD protein, with protein MFRPKLPDIPTPPPTVAPQQMQAPAPAGSRSAAPYLGVGAGAVAAVVVVGVVLTALLAAVAVSAVSVAIAAVVLRSLVTGAHKR; from the coding sequence GTGTTCCGCCCCAAACTGCCCGACATTCCGACGCCGCCTCCGACCGTCGCGCCTCAGCAGATGCAGGCTCCGGCCCCTGCGGGAAGCCGATCGGCCGCCCCGTACCTGGGCGTCGGTGCCGGCGCGGTCGCCGCCGTGGTCGTCGTCGGAGTCGTGCTCACCGCGCTCCTGGCGGCCGTCGCCGTCTCGGCCGTGTCCGTGGCCATCGCTGCCGTGGTCCTGCGCTCCCTCGTCACCGGCGCGCACAAGCGCTGA
- a CDS encoding helix-turn-helix transcriptional regulator, with protein sequence MTVPQILTELGGVSRRTFYRWRELGQGPAAFKLPNGELRVWRSDFTTWLRQLEAAA encoded by the coding sequence ATGACCGTTCCGCAGATCCTCACCGAGCTGGGTGGGGTGTCCCGGCGCACCTTCTACCGCTGGCGCGAGTTGGGTCAGGGCCCCGCTGCGTTCAAGTTGCCCAATGGGGAGCTCCGGGTGTGGCGAAGTGACTTCACCACGTGGCTGCGGCAGTTGGAGGCGGCGGCGTGA